The window ATACTCTTTATCATTTTATAAACCACAAATTATTATATCACAATTTCGATTTAATACCAAACAAAGCACACAAACTTCTCATAGGCCTATTATTTCTACTCCCTTCCCCGTCTGCCTATCTCTTCACCAGGAAGCATTAGGCATTTACGCGGATGGTTCCCGAAATGCTCAAGGCGTTGGAGCAGCCTACTATATACCCTCATCTCAAACCCCCTGTGAATTCACACTACCAAAACAAGCTCTTATCTTCACTGCTGAAGCATTCGCCATTAGACaggccctattatatgtcaaacATCACGCTATATTATAGAGTGTTCTGAAATGCATACAATCCACTCAAAGTCCAAGTTCGTGGTATGTCCTCAATATTAAAAAAACTATTATTTACCCTCGAACAAAACCGTCAGGATATTACATTGGTCTGGATTCCAGGGCATTCTAATGTTGCTGGCATTATTAAAGCTGATTTACTCGCCAAAGATGCTGCCTTAGGAAACGGGTTAAACTTTCACATCGCTATTAGCGCTACCGATATTCAACCTCTCATAAAACATGCACTTTGTCAGGAATGGTAGGATGATTGGAAAGGATCTGCGACTATGAATGGTAGTTTTTATTTCAATATCCAACCTACTATCTGTTTACGGCCATGGTTTGCTAATGGGAAATACATGCGTCGGCATGTTACCACTATCATTCACCTATAAAATTAGATTACATTTCAATAACTCACCGCTATATAGTTGTGGGAACGCTGTCGGGGATGCTAATCACATTATCTTCCAATGTGAAACATTTAAATCACGACGAAACTTTCTATTCCAACAATTCCTGGAATAACAAGTTgcccaggacgaatagaaatgcatagtgtgacgacttctgctggttgatatgttcctacactacgcggtgCTGGTGTAGATagaagatgatcaactgtctccaaacatgtgattctaaatgagatctgatgttacttaattcggaatttatcggttaaataaatgatttaaaaccgtgtgttaattattgtgatggttcaggactgtgtattctgtttactgaccgatgactgtgtttatgtgcgatctgtgtttcgttcaaattaagatacAGTGTTCCTTGCTTTTAAAGCAGTAAGTGAATAACACGTAGGAAATgttttgcatttagtaatgatttaatgacattacttctgaaattggttcgtcagtatcttaacgaatatctcaattGTGTATGTGCctatagagctaagtgatctttcattaattgaCACCGAAATCAatctcagttgcaattatcaattataaccttaaaaacccATGTTCAACTGTCAGTGCACATGCAACGTATTATAGACATATtataactctgcaggcacccacatgattgttacgtacgggtatggcatacacatttaattcctataAAACTACTTAAAAGATATTAACATGCTTAGCTTAATGAATTTTGCCAGCACTTCatcccatcagtcagttaactggacatctttgacattttccgggtatgttttgtggtcgtacgagcttgcatttctttccttacttcttttattcggaaataaaatcggtatcgtattgtaatggaaaattaattttggtaccaagtcctgagcaatgttcagtacagcacccaaatCCATGAGgaacagtaattggaggtaaactatccaggtATTCTTGAAATATGTCTCCTCATAATGCCTCTTgtacactaaaatttctcacaacttcctctacatgagtaAACATACATATTTAATTCGATGATAAAAATGGGATAGTTGGGTAAGTTACTATGTTCTGGTAGACTTGTTAGGActgaaaacggactgccttttgcctccCCTGTATTAAATAAACtggcgtaggcctatggcttttagtgccgggaatgtccgaggacaagttggctcgccagatgtgggtattttgatttgactcctgtaggcgatctgcgcgtcgtgatgaggatgaaaaggcgacgcatacacccagcccccgtgccagcaaaattaaccaattctggttaattccctgccgggaatcgaacccgggacctctgcgaccgaaggccagcacgctaaccatttagccatgaagccggactcctctgaattgttttgcagagaaccaatacatgctgtaaaaACTGTCACTTAGCTTTCATGTTTAACAATatccccacagaagtgatgaataacattcatttttgaactggtgaaaggaactatttggTCATCTTCCTAACTTGATAATAGTGGCTGATGAAAGGTaagttttcttaatttttttcctgAGTtatacttatgattttggcattctctttgacaacagctttttgCCATgactctaatctgactgaaaaattatgttaagggtactatcacttagTCAAAGGCcgatcttgacgtgggatagccttcgatcactttgagaatagagtgggatcttttgggtgtgaaaaaaatgccgtttttcattcgaatgtttatcgtaacccgacttgcaacccgggacatagaaagttgtaggcaaattcacatgcgttagtaaattgatgcatatgccaaagtatacatcctacttctcaaatgcttaatccttttcacttttcagttcacgagaagttaacaccagatattttgcacgtataaaactgaagaacgtataaaactaccgaaaaaagaccacaaactgtttacacacttccacattaagccgacaaaGAGCGCGCGTACTTGGACTTATATCGACGGCgagctgcaggtggcggagaacatgtacaccgtgtctgttaacatgtgattcagagggagtcgtcacactattaatTTCTATTTGTCCTGGGTTGCCTTTCCCACAAGTGTCTCTCGCCTAGTATCGAATCCTACACCGCAAATTGTTTCGGCTATAACGGACTACTTAAATCAATGTGACATCTGTTTCTGACTGTTCCTCCACAATTGAAATTACTAAACGTGGTGTATTCAATTCTACTAATTTTAGCATACATTCTGGCGATAATAATGAACTCTCTTTCTCTACGCATGGAATTAACATTTTCATATTAAGAAAATAGTGACTAAAGTTAACAGGCGAATTTACATTTGGTGACTGGGTAAATTGCCGTGTGCAGCGCCCAATAACACttgagaagcagaagaagaagatgacgtgGACCACGTGGGGATGTTGTGGAGTGTGGTGGTGGTTTGGTGCAGTGGATCTTGGAGAAACTCGAAGTCTGTTCTCTTGGAGATAAAAGCTAACAAGTGTAATGTCAGGGTATTGGCTATTCAGCAGAGGTCAAGAAATTTCTAAGAAGAAGATCTTGCGGAGCAACGTGTGAGTGTATTTGGTTGATCCGTGGATTTGAGAAATGGCTGCAGTGAGTACTGTTGTGCATTTTACCGGGTGCAATTATTTACGACAGCGTCTGATACTTTCCACGCTAAGTGGAAAGCCTGTGAGAATCAAAGATATCAGGGCACAAGATGATGAACCTGGGCTGAAGGAGTTTGAAGTGAACCTCATTCGGTTATTGGATAAGATTACAAATGGGACTCGAATTGAGGTTAATGAAACAGGCACCTCATTATATTATCAACCTGGACTGTTGTATGGTGGAGTGATCGAGCACGAATGTTGTAAACTCAGAGGTATTGGTTATTATTTAGAAGTATTGATAGCTCTTGGACCCTTCTGTAAAAAGCCTCTGCAGGCTACATTGAAAGGTGTGACGAATAGTCAAGGAGACAGTTCTGTTGATGTAATCCAGTATGGTGCTATGCCTATGTTGAAGAAGTTTTTACTAGTTGATGATGGCTTGGAATTCAAGATAACAAAACGAGGAATGGCTCCTGAGGGTGGTGGTGAGATCATCTTCAAGTGCCCTGTTCGTAAGCAACTCAAGCCTATCCAGTTCACAGATAGTGGTAAAGTGAAGCGTATTCGTGGAATTGTTTATGCAGTTCGTGTGTCCCCAGCTATAAGTAATCGCCTAGTGGATGCGGCCAAAGGGATTCTATTGCAGTTTATTCCGGACATATACATTTATACTGACCATCATAGTGGGCCTAAGTCTGGAAAATCTCCTGGGTTTGGTATTTGTCTAGTAGCTGAAACAACATCAGGTGTTTGTTATACAGGTGAGATGATTTCAAATCCATCAGGAAGCGATCTGCCTCCTTCGGTTCCAGAAGATATTGGTAAGAAGGCAGCCTTCTTGCTGTTAGAAGAGATTTACCGTGGTGGTTGTGTAGACTCTACTTTCCAAAGTCATACAGCATTATTTATGGCTTTGGCACCCAAGGACGTCTCAAAATATTTGACTGGACCCTTGTCACCCTAC is drawn from Anabrus simplex isolate iqAnaSimp1 chromosome 1, ASM4041472v1, whole genome shotgun sequence and contains these coding sequences:
- the Rtc1 gene encoding RNA 3'-terminal phosphate cyclase-like protein, with translation MAAVSTVVHFTGCNYLRQRLILSTLSGKPVRIKDIRAQDDEPGLKEFEVNLIRLLDKITNGTRIEVNETGTSLYYQPGLLYGGVIEHECCKLRGIGYYLEVLIALGPFCKKPLQATLKGVTNSQGDSSVDVIQYGAMPMLKKFLLVDDGLEFKITKRGMAPEGGGEIIFKCPVRKQLKPIQFTDSGKVKRIRGIVYAVRVSPAISNRLVDAAKGILLQFIPDIYIYTDHHSGPKSGKSPGFGICLVAETTSGVCYTGEMISNPSGSDLPPSVPEDIGKKAAFLLLEEIYRGGCVDSTFQSHTALFMALAPKDVSKYLTGPLSPYTIQFLRHLRQFFGLTFKLESREKTEEEEQLNLGAKKVLLTCLGVGYTNFSKRAI